A window of Trichomycterus rosablanca isolate fTriRos1 chromosome 5, fTriRos1.hap1, whole genome shotgun sequence contains these coding sequences:
- the utp25 gene encoding U3 small nucleolar RNA-associated protein 25 homolog, with product MGKRKQKQQIFTDLSKKQKKHLKEFGEQHPFHDHVVERPEKTQIIHLTKRSENFSAESDDETEEEKLTAYEKLLSTMGTSADNDSEDEESEEEEDEDDAEQELVDADEEEEDVEESGDDEDEVDGEAVEDEDVDGVKQTEGEEEFTDKSHEAEFCLESNLSNDGEQERTNHLQEDVFIKHQETELSEAEVKKISEGFKIRTQLKWSRLGVLQCVHPLDRFPSLGPSSSVPLPHFHQTLEPKWSALNQPTTSEGSGFSDLQNELLKIMGSYRDIYYPECSVLGGVAETRQVYCLHVLNHVLKANSRVLTHNSTLKEVKGGEEREFRDQGLTRPKVLILVPFRDGALRIVQTFISLLEKDGKKMDVSNKKRYKDEYGEGPNSKPTNLNRPDDYHAVFSGNIDDHFRIGVSILKRSMRLYSPFYSSDIIIASPLGVRTLIGVEGDAQRDFDFLSSIELLVLEQSDVILMQNWEHVLHIMKHMNLQPLDSHGVDFSRVRMWNLNNWAQFYRQTLVFSSIPDPQINNILSKHCHNYRGQVCVKNLPKTGSICQVHIQLPHVFQMFPAESFTDHDARFQFFVDKVLPQYRDSVMSHTMIYVPSYFDFVRLRNFLKKQDASFTVIGEYASSSEISRARHHFLTGEKQFLLFTERFHFYKRYTIRGIQNLIFYGLPTRANFYSEVCNMLCVGTTEVKSSANFTCTALYSRYDVYTLAAIVGAERAANMIQSNKSVHLFITGEEKS from the exons ATGGGGAAACggaaacaaaaacaacagatttTTACTGATTTAAGTAAGAAACAGAAGAAACACCTGAAGGAATTCGGAGAGCAGCATCCGTTTCATGATCA TGTCGTGGAAAGGCCTGAGAAAACTCAGATTATTCACTTG ACGAAGAGATCTGAGAacttcagtgctgagagtgatgaTGAAACGGAGGAGGAAAAACTGACTGCATATGAAAAGCTGCTCTCTACCATGGGCACCAGCGCTGATAATGACAGTGAGGATGAGGAGAGTGAGGAAGAGGAGGACGAAGATGATGCAGAGCAGGAATTGGTTGACGCTGATGAAG AGGAGGAAGATGTAGAAGAAAGTGGAGATGATGAGGATGAAGTGGATGGAGAAGCTGTGGAGGATGAAGATGTGGATGGAGTGAAGCAAACGGAGGGAGAGGAGGAGTTCACTGATAAATCACATGAAGCTGAGTTCTGTTTAGAGTCAAATCTGTCAAATGATGGGGAGCAGGAGAGAACTAATCATCTACAAGAAG ACGTGTTTATAAAGCACCAGGAAACGGAGCTGAGTGAAGCGGAGGTGAAGAAAATCTCGGAAGGCTTTAAAATCAGAACTCAGCTCAAG TGGTCCAGATTGGGGGTTCTGCAGTGTGTGCATCCACTAGATCGGTTTCCCTCACTGGGTCCGTCCTCATCTGTCCCTCTTCCTCACTTCCATCAAACACTAGAGCCTAAATGGTCTGCACTCAATCAGCCCACCACATCTGAAGGTTCGGGATTCTCCGACCTGCAGAACGAGCTGCTGAAGATCATGG GTTCCTACAGAGACATTTATTACCCAGAATGCTCCGTACTGGGTGGGGTAGCAGAGACACGGCAAGTGTACTGTCTTCACGTACTGAACCATGTGCTGAAGGCTAATTCCAGAGTTCTTACCCATAATTCCACGCTCAAGGAGGTCAAAGGTGGGGAGGAACGTGAGTTCCGAGACCAAGGACTCACCAGACCTAAG GTTTTAATTCTGGTGCCGTTTCGGGACGGGGCTCTGCGGATCGTTCAGACTTTCATCTCCCTTCTGGAGAAGGATGGCAAGAAGATGGACGTCAGTAACAAGAAGAGATATAAAGATGAATACGGAGAGGGGCCCAACTCCAAACCGACCAATCTGAACAGACCTGATGATTATCACGCTGTGTTTTCAGGAAACATCGATGATCACTTCAGGATCG gcGTGTCCATCCTGAAGCGCAGCATGCGTCTCTACTCTCCGTTTTACTCCTCTGACATCATCATCGCCTCTCCGCTGGGTGTGAGGACACTGATTGGTGTGGAGGGCGACGCTCAGCGGGATTTTGACTTCCTGTCCTCCATTGAGCTGCTGGTGCTGGAACAGAGTGACGTGATTCTCATGCAGAACTGGGAACATGTACTG CACATAATGAAGCATATGAACCTGCAGCCGCTGGACTCTCACGGTGTGGATTTCTCCCGGGTACGAATGTGGAACCTGAACAACTGGGCTCAGTTCTACAGACAGACGCTGGTCTTCAGTTCCATTCCTGATCCTCAGATCAACAACATCCTGTctaaacactgccacaactacagaggacag GTGTGTGTTAAAAACCTCCCTAAAACTGGCTCCATTTGCCAGGTCCACATCCAGCTGCCTCACGTCTTCCAGATGTTCCCGGCTGAGAGTTTTACAGATCATGATGCCAG GTTCCAGTTCTTTGTGGACAAGGTGCTGCCCCAGTACAGAGACTCTGTAATGTCGCACACTATGATCTACGTACCATCATATTTTGATTTCGTACGTTTGAGGAACTTTTTGAAGAAGCAGGATGCAAGTTTTACTGTCATCGGCGAGTACGCCTCCAGCTCAGAAATCTCCCGGGCACGACATCACTTCCTGACCGGAGAAAAACAGTTTTTGCTCTTCACAGAGAGATTCCACTTTTACAAAAG ATACACCATCAGGGGAATCCAGAACCTGATCTTTTATGGTTTGCCCACTCGTGCTAATTTCTACAGTGAGGTATGTAACATGCTGTGCGTTGGCACTACTGAAGTCAAGAGCAGCGCCAACTTCACCTGCACCGCCCTGTATTCCCGTTATGACGTGTACACGCTGGCCGCCATCGTGGGCGCCGAGCGGGCCGCCAACATGATCCAGTCCAACAAATCTGTCCATCTCTTCATTACTGGTGAGGAGAAGAGTTAA